In Brienomyrus brachyistius isolate T26 chromosome 3, BBRACH_0.4, whole genome shotgun sequence, the following proteins share a genomic window:
- the dus4l gene encoding tRNA-dihydrouridine(20a/20b) synthase [NAD(P)+]-like isoform X1: protein MDSNSKNIMDMFERGKVVKICAPMVRYSKLAFRSLVRKYDCDVCFTPMIIAADFMRSAKARDSEFTTNQADRPLVVQFAANDPQTLAEAASAVAPFSDGVDLNCGCPQRWAMAEGYGACLINDPELVRDMIQQVRSRVENPRYSVSIKIRIHKDLRRTVDLCQKAEMAGVSWVTVHGRTVEERHQPVHYDAIRTIKDSVSIPVIANGDVKSLKDVESTCLRTGVDGVMVARGLLANPAMFAGYENTPLECVWDWVDIALEHGTPFTCFHQHLIYMLERVSSPAERRVFNALSSTSAVIDYLRHTYSS, encoded by the exons ATGGATTCAAACTCGAAAAACATCATGGACATGTTTGAAAGGGGTAAAGTAGTTAAAATCTGTGCTCCGATGGTTCGTTATTCTAA GCTGGCGTTCAGGTCCCTGGTGAGGAAATACGACTGCGATGTATGCTTTACTCCTATGATCATTGCAGCCGACTTCATGCGATCAGCCAAAGCAAGAGACAGTGAATTTACAACCAATCAAG CGGATCGCCCGCTGGTCGTGCAGTTTGCCGCTAACGACCCCCAGACACTAGCTGAAGCGGCCAGCGCGGTGGCCCCCTTCTCCGACGGCGTGGACCTCAACTGCGGCTGTCCTCAGAG ATGGGCCATGGCAGAAGGGTACGGTGCATGTCTGATAAATGATCCCGAGCTGGTGAGGGACATGATACAGCAGGTCCGATCCCGAGTGGAGAACCCCAGATACAGCGTCTCTATCAAAATACG GATCCACAAGGACCTCAGGCGGACCGTGGACTTGTGCCAGAAGGCTGAGATGGCCGGGGTGTCCTGGGTGACCGTCCACGGCCGGACCGTGGAGGAGAGGCACCAACCGGTCCACTATGACGCCATAAGGACCATCAAGGACAGCGTCTCCATCCCAGTGATCGCCAACGGGGATGTGAAGAGCCTCAAAGATGTGGAGTCTACCTGCTTGCGCACTGGGGTCGATG GTGTGATGGTTGCCCGGGGTCTGCTGGCCAATCCCGCCATGTTCGCTGGCTATGAAAACACGCCGCTGGAGTGCGTGTGGGACTGGGTGGACATCGCCCTGGAGCACGGCACGCCTTTCACGTGTTTTCACCAACATCTGATCTACATGTTGGAGCGCGTCAGCTCGCCGGCGGAGAGGAGGGTGTTCAATGCGCTGTCCAGCACCTCGGCCGTCATCGACTACCTCCGCCATACCTACAGCTCCTGA
- the dus4l gene encoding tRNA-dihydrouridine(20a/20b) synthase [NAD(P)+]-like isoform X2 — protein MIIAADFMRSAKARDSEFTTNQADRPLVVQFAANDPQTLAEAASAVAPFSDGVDLNCGCPQRWAMAEGYGACLINDPELVRDMIQQVRSRVENPRYSVSIKIRIHKDLRRTVDLCQKAEMAGVSWVTVHGRTVEERHQPVHYDAIRTIKDSVSIPVIANGDVKSLKDVESTCLRTGVDGVMVARGLLANPAMFAGYENTPLECVWDWVDIALEHGTPFTCFHQHLIYMLERVSSPAERRVFNALSSTSAVIDYLRHTYSS, from the exons ATGATCATTGCAGCCGACTTCATGCGATCAGCCAAAGCAAGAGACAGTGAATTTACAACCAATCAAG CGGATCGCCCGCTGGTCGTGCAGTTTGCCGCTAACGACCCCCAGACACTAGCTGAAGCGGCCAGCGCGGTGGCCCCCTTCTCCGACGGCGTGGACCTCAACTGCGGCTGTCCTCAGAG ATGGGCCATGGCAGAAGGGTACGGTGCATGTCTGATAAATGATCCCGAGCTGGTGAGGGACATGATACAGCAGGTCCGATCCCGAGTGGAGAACCCCAGATACAGCGTCTCTATCAAAATACG GATCCACAAGGACCTCAGGCGGACCGTGGACTTGTGCCAGAAGGCTGAGATGGCCGGGGTGTCCTGGGTGACCGTCCACGGCCGGACCGTGGAGGAGAGGCACCAACCGGTCCACTATGACGCCATAAGGACCATCAAGGACAGCGTCTCCATCCCAGTGATCGCCAACGGGGATGTGAAGAGCCTCAAAGATGTGGAGTCTACCTGCTTGCGCACTGGGGTCGATG GTGTGATGGTTGCCCGGGGTCTGCTGGCCAATCCCGCCATGTTCGCTGGCTATGAAAACACGCCGCTGGAGTGCGTGTGGGACTGGGTGGACATCGCCCTGGAGCACGGCACGCCTTTCACGTGTTTTCACCAACATCTGATCTACATGTTGGAGCGCGTCAGCTCGCCGGCGGAGAGGAGGGTGTTCAATGCGCTGTCCAGCACCTCGGCCGTCATCGACTACCTCCGCCATACCTACAGCTCCTGA